The region AAAAGGTCGCCTTAGAAAAATTACACAAATTACTTGAAGAGTAAAAGAACAATTGTTCATATCAACCATTTGTCAATGTTATTCTTGGAGTGAGACTGCCTTCTTAATTTCTATGGCAAACATCTAATATGAATATATCATAAATTCATATCCTAGTTTAATACACTGTATTTGGTGTTATTTCATGATGGATCAGTTTCTTTATCTAAGGGAGACTTTTTCTAATGACAGAGtatataattattcaatttttccCCCTGGGCAGAATTTGACTCTAAATTTTAATATAGGTTTAATAGAAATCAATAGAAGACATATATATCAGCATATATGCTAGTCTGACAGttttgtgatttaaaattttagtgtatttcttagttattgttctattgctgttaagagcTGTTACCAAGGCAGcttttattaaagaaagcatttaattggtgtcttgcttacagtttcagtgattcagtccattatcaccatgtcGGGAAGCATGACAGTAggcaaacaggcaggcaggcttggGATGAGAACTTACATCCTGATCAATAGGTAGGCAGGCCAGCAGAAAGAGATACTGTGCTTAGGGtagggttttgaaacctcaaagcccatcccaccTTCTACTACAAGGGCACACTGTCTCCAACAAGTCCACAGCTCCCAGtccttcccaaactgttccactaactgggaaccaaatacTCAAACATATGTGCCTATGGGGACTAtactcattcaaaccatcacaatttTGTATGCATTAACATAATTAAATTGCAGCAAATTATCTGCTAAGTCTATTTTAATTCCTGAAGTCAGtctaaataataattttcacACCGTAAAATTTACATGTAGCATCTATTTTACATATAACTACAGTGACTATATTGGTTCACTTAGTTATATGTATGTTCTTTTCTGAATCTCTTTAATATTGTCAGGTTCTATTAATAAGTTAATCTGATGTCATAATTTTGTATGTTATTCCTTAAGAGGGTGGTCATGTTGAAATAACTTAAATTTTTGTGCTGTCTTACTCAATGTGCTTGCATGTACAAAAGAGGATATGAATTAAACTTAGAAGAATGAGAACATGTGTATACTTTCTGGATTTTATGTCATAACTTAGTACTATGTCACATCAAGCAATTTACTTAACAAAGCCCTAAAACTATAAATATATGCAATCAAACAGTTTACATTTTTGTTCTCAGGAAACACTTTTGACTCAGcattagaaaacagaaacactACAGCAGCACAGTACCTTCAAATTTGTGATAGCATTAACACAAATAAAGTACTTAAACAAAAAAtcaagaagaggagaaggggggaaaCAAGGCAATGGCAAACAGGTAAGATATATCTGTTTTTATGAATATAGCAATTAGAGATGTACAATTTTATGTAATACAAGGAGGTAAATCAATGTTGACAAGTTATGCCTCACATAGCCCTGTATATTTTATAGATAACTACATatatattaagatttattttaatttggtgtgtgtgtgtgtgtgtgtgaaccacaTGTGCGCAGGTGTTtatggagggcagaagacaatGTTGTATCCTCTGGAACTTCAGTTAGATGTAGTTATGAGATACCTGATatgagtgctgagaactaaactaagatcctctgcaagagcagcagtgctctcaACAGCTaggctatttctccagctctgatATTACATTTAGCAGTATATGATTGGAGctctaaaaatgtttatttcttcctatttAAGATATCTAAAGGCAAATTTCATATGCTTTAATTATAAAGGTGATTTATTcctatttttcatatttcatgCCATAGATGCATAGTCTATTACACAGTACTCATTACTCAGTAAGCAACATTACtacaaaaattttataaaatgcatttttatcttCTAAGGCTTTTATTCAACTTAGTATTTCCACATAGTGAATTTTAGCTAGTTTCAGGAGctgttttgtaaattattttaagcaGTATGATCAAATGtcacaatttcctttttttctccatccAGCTGTTATAATAGGCCCTGATGGACAGCCCTTGACAGTATACCCCTGCCATATTTGCACAAAAAAGTTTAAATCCAGGGGATTCTTAAAAAGACACATGAAGAATCATCCTGATCATTTGATGAGAAAGAAATATCAGTGTACAGATTGTGACTTTACAACTAACAAGAAAGTTAGTTTCCATAACCACTTAGAAAGCCATAAGCTCATAAACAAAGTTGATAAAACCCATGAATTTACAGAATACACTCGAAGATACAGAGAAGCTAGTCCACTGAGTTCAAATAAACTCATCTTAAGAGACAAGGAGCCGAAGATGCACAAGTGCAAGTACTGTGACTATGAAACTGCCGAACAAGGACTGTTAAACAGACATTTGCTGGCTGTTCACAGCAAGAATTTCCCTCATGTTTGTGTTGAGTGTGGAAAGGGTTTTCGTCATCCCTCTGAACTCAAGAAACATATGAGAACCCATACCGGTGAGAAGCCATATCAGTGTCAGTATTGTGTCTTCAGGTGTGCAGATCAGTCAAATCTGAAAACTCACATTAAGTCTAAGCATGGTAACAACTTGCCGTATAAATGCGAGCATTGTCCTCAAGCATTTGGTGATGAAAGAGAACTTCAGCGCCATCTGGATTTGTTTCAAGGACATAAAACACACCAATGTCCTCATTGTGATCATAAGAGCACCAACTCAAGTGACCTTAAGCGGCACATCATATCTGTCCATACCAAGGACTTCCCTCACAAATGTGAAGTCTGTGATAAAGGTTTTCATCGTCCTTCAGAGCTTAAAAAACATAGTGATATTCATAAGGGTAGAAAGATTCATCAGTGTAGGCACTGTGACTTTAAAACATCAGATCCATTTATTCTTAGTGGTCATATCCTTTCAGTTCATACTAAAGATCAGTCATTGAAGTGTAAACGGTGCAAGAGAGGGTTCAGACAACAGAATGAGCTCAAAAAGCACATGAAGTCGCATACTGGAAGGAAGATTTACCAATGTGAATATTGTGAATACAGTACCACAGATGCATCTGGCTTTAAACGACATGTGATTTCCATACATACGAAAGACTATCCACACAGGTGTGAATTCTGCAAGAAGGGATTCCGAAGGCCATCAGAAAAAAACCAGCATATAATGAGGCACCACAAGGAGACTCTTATATAGTAAGATCAATATAAGGAAGTTATTTACAAAATAAGATGCTATTTGGGAGGAGAATCACACTGTTTTATCTGGTTTCAAAGCTTGATATTAAGTCATACCTTTACATTCTTTGTATTAAAGATCTTAAAATGTTTGGATTAGAAGGGGGATCTCATAGCCCTTTGAAAATTACTTAATGAATTTAAGACGCACCATAGGATGGTTGCAGAGAAACTTAACTGTGTATTAACAGTATTATATGCATAACTAAACTACAGAGGGGAAAGTTAAGACACCTTATTTCATTGGTCACACTAGAGATAAGTTTTTGAAAGAAGAATACATAATCGATTTAGAAATGCTTTGCTGTAGCAAGCAGCCTCACTTTTATGCAATTTTAGAAATGGGGTGGGCAAAGAAAATGCAGTCATCCATCAGTCACTTAGTCATTGAGCCTTTTATATTGTACCTGGACATTGGATTCCAGAAATGGCAAATGTTTTGTGTATTCGTTACAAAGAATCTCACTGAGAAAATAAGTTATATTAATTCAGTGCTAGTAAAAAAAGAGAACTTAAGAGTTGCCAATATTTTATCACAGGATAGGATGTTTAAGACAGTATTCTGTGCTGAAATCTGAAgtgaaatataagaaataaagttCCAGTTTTGGTGTTCAAGTAGATTCAGTATGGCATATATGATAAAGGTGTATTTGAGTCAAATGTGGCTTTCTAAAATGGATACAACTATGTTACAAAGTCAGCATTATGTTTCTTATAATCTAAATATTAAATTGAGAAAAcagttttcttaaatattaaaatatttagaatttttaggACAGTTTTAGTAAGTATGACTATTTAAGTCTTACTTGCGCTAATGTTTAAAGGTGCAATTTTATGCCATTATTGAAAAGTTTGGTTTTTACAATCTATATACCATATTCTTAATATAAATTTTCAATGAGGCGGTATTTATGCAGTATTTAACAGAACAATATACTGCCAATAGTGTTTGGAGGTGGATATTCAGTTTACAgtgtataaatttaaaatatgcatccGTTTAACAACACTTTGTGTTAGCATGCTGCAAATCAAAATGGCACTTAATATTAAAAACTGGTGTAGGGAATTTTAATGAAAATCCTGTTCATAAATGTAATGCATATGATGTGTACTTTTAAGTTTTAGTTGGCTTAATTTAGTTTATATTCAGCTGTTCAGCAtaactaaaatgtaatttttcttcatgCTATATTGTGGCCTTgtgttttaagtaatatttaCCTTTCTGTTTTGCACCAGATAAGAATCAGTTActtgaaaacaaattttttatctttcttaactTCAGAAAACTAAATTTGGAAAATCTACTAAACTTGTGTGTTATGTGGCTGTAAATGATGTACACgctgtaaaataagattgttacTGTTATGTGTACTTATTATTTCTAAATGTTACTCATTGAAATGAGCATAcaataaaaagcatttattgCACTTCAAAGTTTTCTAAGTTTATTTAAAGTTGTGTTATAATGCCATCTATTTATTAAAGACTTCTCGCTTAAACTTTCTCTTAGGTAGTTTGATCTTTTAAGAATAATCTTATtcaattttgtatattaattaaCATGAGTTAGGGTTAACAGTTAATGATTGTGACATGTTTATTCTTCAAAAATAGGTGTTATTTGATAAAATCATGATGAAATGCTTTAAATAAAAGTACTCATTTTAAGACCTGAGATTGACTATaagaaaggaaactaaaaatTCTTAAACTGACCTAGTTCTGAGAAATGAGTATATCTAGTAATTTTCCCAATATACATTCAGAAGACAAATCATTGATTTTATCATTTGGGAAATGTTTCTTAAAACAAGCATACACTAATGTGCTATTCTCCAATAGTTATTATTTAACAGAATTCATATtgctaatatacatatatgtcacTATAAGTTAAAATTCTGCCAACTGAGTGATTATTCTTTAAAGCCCATCAGCAGCAGGAGAAATTTGTTAACTTCATGTATTAGACCAGTACCCCACAAATCCAGTAATTCACACATTCACATAGGGATCTTATTGAAATGCACATTCAGATTCAATTGTAGTGACTGCAGTTATATATTTCTAGCACGTTCACCTGTGTTGTCATCCTGGGAGTATTAAGCTGATAAAAAGCATCCAGTGTAATTCTAGAATATACTGTGCTCTTGCTTAAATAACTGGGTAAATGGATAAAGAGAACCCATATCGAGGACATGGCATTAAgagcaagaaaaataaacctgTAAATACAAATAAtctgatatgaaaaaaaaaaactgacaagcAATGGTGAGCAAGTAGGACTGATAGAGAGATGGGACCTGTGAGAAATTTCTGGTAGGAAACCACTGTGGGTTTGAAAGAACGGAGTAcagttttcttactttctttttctttatttctcttcctccctacctatttcttctgtttctctctcttcctttctttcattttttccttttagtttataTTTGATGATCATTTTGGAGACTATAAGGACTATATCACAGAGTTGCTGAGGGAAGCAAGGTGCCATATAAAGAGATTGTTCGTGATTACAGTGGgactaaaaaaaaataggtctCTTATAAATTGTCCCTTAAAAGCTTCAGTCCAGACAGAATCAAAATTCAGCTCACATTACAAATTAAAGAGAGTCATTTAAAGAACACGTTTTCTTGGCACAGGACTGCCATGTGTGCCTATATGGAAATTACTGAAAAGTCCTTATTACAGAATAGTTCATAGCCATCATGTGCTGATGGATTTGTTCAACTACTTTTAATGTTCAACTACTTTAAAATGATCTATGGCTTGACACAAAGTATCAGGAATTTCTTCCCAGATAGAATTCTCAGAATCAACTCATGTCCCAAGCAGGAAAACCACCAATATCAATCTTGCACTGCtcttgaaaagatttttttatatacacAAATTCAGGAATAATATTAAATTCTATGTACCCATCACGAATCTTCAATGATTAACATTACATTACAAAGCTTGtttcatttatattctttttattctctttattcacTTAATAATTGGTTATTTGATGCCTCCCTTCCCCAGTGGTTTAATTTGAAGGGAAACCCAGAAACTGTTTAAAGAATTTTTGGTAGATGATAGAATTTGCTCATTTATGAAGGCAGAGGAACCATAGAATCATAGCCGACTAAACCTGGGACTCTATCcaattaagtttttttctttaattttttgagttaatgttTGTTTAGAAGAACATGCTTGTATAGGGCTATGTTATAACTATAGAATATCATTAGTTTAAAGAATCTTATTTCTCAATTTCGTGTAGGTGAACTCTACCCTTCTAAAGCATAACCCTGTACACCTGAAACCTATTAGGTTGCATACAAACTGATCCTAGATGCCTGCCTCTTCCAACTATTATGCCTTTATATTGGTACATTTTTCAAGTAACTACCCCAAAGagaattgtcttttattttaaaacctgaaCCAATTGGCAGTATTAATACTGCCTCATACATTCCTTAATGTCTTAAGTTACCTCCCATCTGATTTACAATCACTGTCATCCTAGGAACAGATATTTTCCTCAGTATGTCTCACTAGACTCCTTTAGGAAActacataaaatatgtatatattggcTCATTTAAATAAATTGGTTTTGTTGGGTTGTGATTCATACAAAAAGTATTCAACACTGATGGTATTAGCAAAGTATATAACTAAAGCGTTTTGTTTTAAGGTCTGCCCCTTAAAGGATTTCTGTAGCATGTAtttcaaacaaaaaacactgctgggcattgagcctatagttcgtgatcctagagaagctaaatacgaaggtgaacccaaagaaaagtatatagttattttcctggatattggaagtagacaagatcgccgggcaaaagttgggagcaggggggtgGGAGTAggttgggagaaggggagatggggagagagaagggaaaaggggaggattggggagagcttgggggaatgggataattgagatggaggaagggtggatatgggagcagggaagaagataccttaactaagggagccattttagggttggcaaaagtcttggctctagaggggttcccaggtgtccaaggggatttccgtGGGCAGCAGAGCTAGgtccgtgggcagcagaggagagggtgcctgaactggccttctcccatagccacacatgaatatattgcatatcaccatagaaccttcatctggcaagggatggagatagagacagagacccacactggagcactggactgagctcccaaagcccagatgaagagcaaaaggagggagaacatgagcaagaaagtcaggacctcgaagggtgcgtccacccacggagacaatgggactgatctaataggagctcaccaaggccagctggactgggtcttaaggagcatgtgatcaaactggactctgaatgtggctgacaaggagggctgactgagaagccaattataatggcactgggttttgattctactgcatgtactggctttttgggtgcctagtctgtttgtatgcacaccttcctagacctggatggaggggggggggggcttggacttcccacaaggcaggacACTGTGacttctcttagaactggagagcgagggggagggggaaggggaagtaggagggaaatgggaggatgggaggaggcagaataaataaataaataaataaataaataaataaataaataaaatataagaaaaaaacactGCTGGGATGGGAAACCAAAGTTTACAAACAcgatttgtttttttgaggaagggtttctctgtggctgtcttggaacttactttgcataccaggctggcctcaaactcaaagatccacctgctctaGTTCCTGagtggagtgctgagattaaaggtgtgtgccaccacgaccAGCTTTGTATAAACACATTCTTTATAAGATAAAGATAATTGTACTTGTGTCACAtaacaattttattattcatttgtataATAAAAAGAGGTAGGTCTTATTCTGGAGTAAATATTaggtatttttattaataaaagatatGCTTATTATAGTCTTTACTGAAATACCTTGTTTACTATTCATCCTAGAGTAAGTATTGAACACTATGTGCTTTTCagttaaacaaaaaaatcccacaaaataaAGTACATTTTGTAATGGTGTGTCATGGTGAAAATGGGCGATTTGaggaaattatttgaaaatagttactttgaaaagaatttctgttttccaaataagtgtaatatttataaattgcaataatgagaaagaaatgcaaagagaTTTTTGTTAAATTGATGTAAATTTGatggttaaatatatttttaaattgcccTTCTTTTATAGTGTTcaagtttgaaaaaaattaatatggcTAAAACACCAGTATAAAGATGGGAAGAAATGTCTTAGCAAACCATTTTTGGgcttagaaaataaatttgtaaGCAAAGGTATTATGATATTGTACTTTGTATCAGTTGGTTGTCAAACTTTTGTTAAAGTTCCACCTTCAGTAGGCAACATCAAAAAGagttttttgttttcgttttacAGTATTGCTTCTAACCTCCTGTATAAACATTCGAATGATAAAAACTTCCTGCCAATATATGAAGATAAGCTAAAAATCGTTCTTATATATCTCCAATTTGAAATTTCACAAAGACCATATAGATGCTTaacatctttttatttagacatataCACAAATTTGCATGCCAGACTttagtcttcattttatttgacAAATATGAAGTGAAAACATAGAAATAGAAATGAGATAAACAGGCATCCTCACCTGACATCATTGAGAAACTTCATGGAATTGGTGAAAGGAAAATACGTCAATTTAGTTTGTCTTAATTCTATTGATCTTATtttcaaatgcagagaaaaatCTCTCTGCCATTAAGTTTTGtaagagggtttttttctttaaaaaaagttggTAACTATAATGAGAAACTTTTAGATGACTCTAACTCACCATCCGTGATCAAATGGGCTGTCATCTTAATTGCTCTATAATTTTGGATATGAATAGTGTTTAGTAGTTTTGAAACAGTCTTACTTATTCTCATTTTCAAACTAATTATGCAGCTTTCTGCCAAGGTAATTAAAACATCCTCTTACAACTTTTTTAATGGATAGAAAATATACTACACTTTTGCCACAGTTACATATATGAGTAGCTAACAGAGGAGAAATATCTTTTCATAAAATAGAGGATCACTGTATtgataaaacaaattttattcatgtttcaGAACTTAATGTCTAGCTCAAATGTTATGATAATATAAATAAGACTCTTAATTTCATATcaagactttttaaatatttctcagccATAGGTCCAGTTAGTATAGTGCCACAGCCATGCCTATCTTAACTGCTTCTTagtataatgaataatttttagaatatattttcaatataaattgaaaatttttataaaggTTTGTGTAAATATTTTAGTACAAAACTATGTACTAGACATGTAACCTGAATATATTTGTTATGTTAATTCTAACTttgatggaaaaaaatgtatgttttaattaGGCTAtactataaaatttattattgtaatttatttaacaaatacttGTATCTTACTGTAAAGTCATTACAATTCAACTAAGAAACTTCTAAATACATTAAAGACTCTACTATAAAATATTCTTCATGTATGATAGTtatcaaatatcttttattatttttattacttaagttTTTATGATTATGCAATATTTCAATGTTATAGCTATATCACTATGAAAACTTCTACATTCTTATTGCCCCACTACTACATTATAGTACTATATGTTTTTAAGAAAGTGAATGGGATTACTTGGAGAAAACATGTTTTGAAAGAACAGATTTTTCCCAGGTACTAATATGTACTTAGAACAAGTTGCACAATGTATAATTTAATTAATgtagttattttaaaagacattagCCCATTTCCTTGATTAACATTAACCTCCACCTCTGACTGAGCTATTTCCAAG is a window of Arvicola amphibius chromosome X, mArvAmp1.2, whole genome shotgun sequence DNA encoding:
- the Znf711 gene encoding zinc finger protein 711, whose protein sequence is MDSGGGSLGLHTSDARMAHTMIMQDFVAGMAGTAHIDGDHIVVSVPEAVLVSDVVTDDGITLDHGLAAEVVHGPDIITETDVVTEGVIVPEAVLEADVAIEEDLEEDDGDHILTSELITETVRVPEQVFVADLVTGPDGHLEHVVQDCVSGVDSPTMVSEEVLVTNSDTETVIQAAGGVPGSTVTIKTEDDDDDDDVKSTSEDYLMISLDDVGEKLEHMGNTPLKIGSDGSQEDVKEDGFGSEVIKVYIFKAEAEDDVEIGGTEIVTESEYTSGHSVAGVLDQSRMQREKMVYMAVKDSSQEEDDINERRVSRRYEDCQATGNTFDSALENRNTTAAQYLQICDSINTNKVLKQKIKKRRRGETRQWQTAVIIGPDGQPLTVYPCHICTKKFKSRGFLKRHMKNHPDHLMRKKYQCTDCDFTTNKKVSFHNHLESHKLINKVDKTHEFTEYTRRYREASPLSSNKLILRDKEPKMHKCKYCDYETAEQGLLNRHLLAVHSKNFPHVCVECGKGFRHPSELKKHMRTHTGEKPYQCQYCVFRCADQSNLKTHIKSKHGNNLPYKCEHCPQAFGDERELQRHLDLFQGHKTHQCPHCDHKSTNSSDLKRHIISVHTKDFPHKCEVCDKGFHRPSELKKHSDIHKGRKIHQCRHCDFKTSDPFILSGHILSVHTKDQSLKCKRCKRGFRQQNELKKHMKSHTGRKIYQCEYCEYSTTDASGFKRHVISIHTKDYPHRCEFCKKGFRRPSEKNQHIMRHHKETLI